The Alkalihalobacillus sp. LMS6 genomic interval GTGTCTACATGAAACAAGCATGTTCCATTCTTTCCGTTCTTATTGTAGGGTTTAGCATTTATAAATACCGTTATAAATTGCTCAATCTCATGATGAGACAACCAGGATTAAGAAGAGTTCTTATTCGATTTGCCCTTCGAATGCCTTACGTGCGGCAGAAGCTAATGGGATCTTTGTTTTCATTCCCGCACACGACAGAAAAGCTCTGATTTTTTCAGGGCTTTCTTTTGTAAGCAAAATTCCATCTTAATTCATAAAAACTTGCTATAATGACAGTCAGAAAGGGGGATGGGCATGAACCAAACGGAACATCGTTACTTATACTGGAAG includes:
- a CDS encoding sodium:proton antiporter, which produces MKQACSILSVLIVGFSIYKYRYKLLNLMMRQPGLRRVLIRFALRMPYVRQKLMGSLFSFPHTTEKL